From the genome of Ananas comosus cultivar F153 linkage group 16, ASM154086v1, whole genome shotgun sequence, one region includes:
- the LOC109722548 gene encoding receptor-like protein 12 gives MGLYYHHSINDGFSRRALIIMRITLLIVIISMIMLSSKFGVGCPVEEYEALLEFKASCNGTSPPSWGKHSDCCLWERVICNNNTKQVSELHLHDLFWSYYPEGNWNLYEAQSWHLNLSIFSSFRELRHLDLSFNPFTGLLSSTTGLKKLKVLDLSDNQLTGEIPTSLGYLTSLEVLNLGLNELNASLSLKALVGLKKLKVLDLSENQFTGEIPMSLGYLTSLEVLNLGLNELNASLSLKALVGLKKLKVLDLSENQFTGENPLSLGYLTSLKVFLSRIEEAKGA, from the exons ATGGGGCTTTACTACCACCACTCTATTAATGATGGCTTTTCACGGCGAGCACTGATCATCATGCGGATCACTCTACTAATAGTTATTATAAGCATGATAATGTTGAGTAGCAAATTTGGTGTCGGATGCCCTGTAGAAGAGTACGAAGCTCTTTTAGAATTCAAAGCCTCTTGCAACGGAACGTCTCCTCCGTCGTGGGGAAAGCACAGTGATTGTTGTCTCTGGGAGAGAGTTATTTGCAATAACAACACCAAACAAGTGTCCGAGCTGCATCTACATGATCTTTTTTGGTCGTATTATCCAGAAGGGAATTGGAATCTATATGAGGCCCAAAGTTGGCACTTGAATTTGAGCATCTTTTCTTCATTCCGTGAGCTACGACACCTTGATTTATCTTTTAATCCTTTCACGGGCCTCCTCTCAAGCACCACCG GATTGAAGAAGCTAAAGGTGCTTGATCTTAGTGACAACCAACTTACAGGAGAGATCCCGACGTCTTTGGGATATCTGACATCTCTCGaagttttgaatttgggtttgaATGAATTAAATGCTTCACTTTCTTTGAAAG CCTTAGTAGGATTGAAGAAGCTAAAGGTGCTTGATCTTAGTGAAAACCAATTTACAGGAGAGATCCCAATGTCTTTGGGATATCTGACATCTCTCGaagttttgaatttgggtttgaATGAATTAAATGCTTCACTTTCTTTGAAAG CCTTAGTAGGATTGAAGAAGCTAAAGGTGCTTGATCTTAGTGAAAACCAATTTACAGGAGAGAACCCATTGTCTTTGGGATATCTGACATCTCTCAAAGTCTT CCTTAGTAGGATTGAAGAAGCTAAAGGTGCTTGA